One window of Paenibacillus albicereus genomic DNA carries:
- a CDS encoding sensor histidine kinase, translated as MNKRLHTRLALIIIGIAAGIVLITTISVILTTHYHFSLYQAQAGMTHELPELNYHLEQALMQTIIWTCLVAIVLAVFLGFYVAKRISAPLIHMKRVAERMTDGEWSTRVDIQGKDELADLGASLNTLAEQLQQHEQLRVTMTEDIAHELRTPLATLKSHMRALEDGIWEPTPERIHSCYEEIERLTQLVAELEDLTHVESPGFQLVRKEESLTAIIERGEELVAAAYREKNVHLRCSVSPHIDVFVDHDRMIQVLVNLLSNALKFTPEHGEVRIEGSEDSGHVWIRVQDTGTGIPQEDLPYVFERFYRADKSRNRKTGGSGLGLTIVKELVAAHGGEISAENREGAAFTIRIPKRQ; from the coding sequence ATGAATAAGCGTCTGCATACCCGTTTGGCTCTGATTATTATCGGGATTGCTGCTGGCATTGTCCTGATTACAACCATTAGCGTCATTTTGACGACACACTATCATTTCTCCTTGTATCAAGCTCAAGCCGGTATGACGCACGAATTACCCGAACTGAATTATCATTTGGAACAAGCGTTGATGCAAACGATCATCTGGACGTGTTTAGTTGCGATTGTACTTGCCGTATTTCTCGGTTTTTATGTAGCCAAACGAATTTCGGCTCCTCTCATTCATATGAAGCGAGTCGCGGAACGCATGACGGACGGGGAATGGAGTACGAGAGTGGACATTCAAGGGAAAGATGAGCTTGCAGACTTGGGCGCATCGCTAAATACGCTGGCAGAGCAGTTGCAGCAGCATGAGCAACTGCGCGTCACGATGACCGAAGACATCGCGCATGAGCTACGAACCCCTTTGGCTACGCTCAAAAGTCATATGCGCGCCCTAGAAGACGGGATTTGGGAGCCTACGCCGGAGCGTATCCATTCCTGCTACGAAGAAATCGAACGATTGACGCAGCTAGTAGCCGAGTTGGAAGACTTGACGCATGTGGAGTCCCCCGGTTTTCAATTGGTGCGAAAAGAAGAATCATTGACGGCCATCATCGAGAGAGGCGAAGAACTGGTTGCTGCTGCCTATCGTGAAAAAAACGTTCATCTACGGTGTTCCGTAAGTCCTCATATTGATGTTTTTGTCGATCATGATCGCATGATTCAGGTGCTTGTGAATCTGCTTAGCAACGCATTGAAATTTACTCCTGAACACGGAGAAGTGCGAATTGAGGGTAGTGAAGACAGCGGACATGTTTGGATCCGAGTTCAAGACACGGGAACGGGAATCCCACAGGAGGACTTGCCCTATGTGTTCGAGCGATTTTACCGGGCGGATAAGTCCCGCAATCGGAAGACCGGCGGCAGCGGCCTGGGGTTAACCATCGTCAAGGAGTTG
- a CDS encoding TVP38/TMEM64 family protein, translated as MMKKGLVVLLYGVVIAAVIIFKESLLSWLSLGGVERLPWMIGAAILLAMIPLVPFGIVAGIIGAAYGPVWGSLINVVSSTTAAALTFWAVRLIFQERGRQLMASVKGAERFIFLLERNAFFAVILARLLPFVPAVIVNIGAALFRMSFGSFIMATAVGKVPVMVVFAFMGSQLDSNWPVMLRTLFIYMFFLVVVYAGYRVWLRWMESLYKKEPTDEYYRGKGD; from the coding sequence ATGATGAAAAAAGGATTGGTTGTTCTTCTTTATGGGGTCGTGATTGCCGCCGTCATAATCTTCAAGGAATCTCTGCTTTCATGGCTCTCTCTTGGAGGCGTGGAGCGTCTTCCATGGATGATCGGGGCTGCGATCCTTCTTGCGATGATTCCGCTCGTTCCTTTTGGGATTGTAGCCGGAATCATCGGGGCCGCGTATGGGCCGGTCTGGGGCAGTTTGATCAATGTGGTCAGTTCAACCACCGCGGCAGCCTTGACCTTTTGGGCGGTTCGGTTGATTTTTCAGGAACGAGGCCGTCAGCTCATGGCTTCGGTGAAAGGAGCAGAACGGTTTATCTTCCTTCTGGAGCGTAATGCATTCTTTGCGGTCATACTGGCTCGCCTGCTACCATTCGTCCCCGCGGTAATCGTCAATATCGGTGCGGCTCTCTTCCGAATGTCCTTTGGAAGTTTTATTATGGCCACTGCGGTCGGGAAAGTACCGGTCATGGTTGTGTTTGCCTTCATGGGGAGTCAGTTGGATTCAAACTGGCCCGTTATGCTACGGACGCTGTTCATTTACATGTTCTTTCTGGTGGTTGTATACGCAGGCTATCGAGTATGGCTTCGCTGGATGGAATCCCTTTATAAAAAGGAACCGACTGATGAATACTATAGAGGAAAAGGGGACTGA
- a CDS encoding response regulator transcription factor, producing MKTILVVDDESKIRDVVVSYLKKDGFQTVEAETGSEAIRRVQNESIDFVILDLMLPDMEGEQVCQAIRQIHSVPILMLTAKVSENNRIKGLSMGADDYLIKPFDPREVVARVRAIMRRTDEYHLLADRLAFNQGELIIDSLKQQVFRDGQPVNLTPNEYKLLLVLAKHPQRHFSREELVERVLGYDFDGDIRTIDQHVKNIRQKIEGDPKSPKYIVTVYGTGYRFAGGTT from the coding sequence ATGAAAACGATATTGGTCGTCGATGATGAATCGAAAATTCGGGATGTGGTTGTATCCTATTTGAAAAAAGACGGTTTTCAGACCGTTGAAGCCGAAACGGGCAGCGAGGCCATTCGGCGCGTGCAAAACGAATCGATTGATTTTGTCATCCTGGACCTTATGCTTCCGGATATGGAGGGCGAGCAGGTTTGCCAAGCGATTCGTCAAATCCATTCTGTTCCGATTTTGATGCTTACCGCCAAGGTTTCCGAGAACAATCGGATTAAGGGGTTATCCATGGGGGCCGACGATTACTTGATCAAGCCCTTTGACCCACGCGAAGTAGTGGCTCGGGTTCGGGCGATTATGCGGCGTACGGACGAATATCATTTGCTTGCGGATCGCCTGGCCTTTAATCAAGGGGAACTTATCATTGATTCGTTAAAGCAGCAAGTATTCCGCGACGGCCAACCGGTGAACCTGACCCCGAATGAATATAAGCTGCTGCTTGTCCTGGCCAAGCATCCGCAGCGTCACTTTTCACGAGAGGAGCTTGTAGAACGCGTGCTTGGCTATGATTTTGACGGTGATATCCGAACGATCGATCAGCATGTAAAAAATATCCGGCAAAAAATAGAGGGCGACCCCAAGTCCCCAAAATATATTGTGACGGTGTATGGAACCGGCTATCGGTTTGCAGGAGGAACAACATGA
- a CDS encoding heavy metal translocating P-type ATPase, which produces MEAVRLETEQTSLQLTGMTCAACANRIEKGLNNLEGVTEANVNFALERATVTYDPKKVNVAQMEQSIQKLGYGTAKEVVDFKLEGMTCAACANKIEKGLGKLPGVTNASVNFAMETARVEYNAADVSISDMQQRVEKLGYKAIPKQDEANPSEHREKAISQQKRKLLISAVLSLPLLWSMVSHFSFLSWIWMPELFMNPWFQLALATPVQFYIGKQFYVGAFKALRNKSANMDVLVSLGTSAAYFYSLYLTIEWASMGSMAHHGPSMYYETSAVLITLVILGKLFESLAKGRTSEAIKTLMGLQAKTALVVRDGQEMTIPVEDVLVGNIVVVKPGEKIPVDGEVLEGSSSVDESMLTGESIPVEKKAGDSVIGATVNKNGRLRLKATKVGKETALAQIIKVVEEAQGSKAPIQRVADVISGIFVPIVVGIAVAAFLVWYFWVTPGDFANALEKGIAILVIACPCALGLATPTSIMAGSGRAAELGVLFKGGEHLESTHKIDAIILDKTGTVTKGKPELTDVAAANIDEHAFLRLVGAAEKDSEHPLAEAIVAGIRAKGIELPATEQFEAIPGFGIRAVVEGKEVLAGTRKLMAKYDVSVEQALDRMTQLEEDGKTAMLIAVDGAYAGLVAVADTIKETSKEAVTRLKEMGIEVIMITGDNERTARAIAGQVGIDHVRAEVLPEGKAEEVKKLQAQGKKVAMVGDGINDAPALAMADIGMAIGTGTDVAMEAADVTLMRGDLTSIPDAIYMSRKTMSNIRQNLFWALGYNTLGIPIAAIGLLAPWVAGAAMALSSVSVVLNALRLQRVKVRSASNL; this is translated from the coding sequence ATGGAAGCAGTCAGGCTGGAAACGGAGCAAACGTCCCTGCAATTAACCGGTATGACATGCGCCGCTTGCGCAAACCGGATTGAGAAGGGACTCAATAATCTCGAAGGCGTGACGGAAGCGAACGTGAACTTTGCCCTGGAACGGGCGACGGTTACGTACGATCCGAAAAAAGTAAATGTCGCGCAAATGGAACAAAGCATTCAAAAACTCGGCTACGGTACGGCAAAAGAAGTCGTTGATTTCAAACTGGAAGGCATGACCTGCGCGGCTTGCGCGAATAAGATTGAGAAAGGCCTTGGAAAATTGCCCGGCGTCACGAACGCTTCCGTTAACTTCGCGATGGAAACCGCTCGGGTCGAGTACAACGCGGCCGATGTATCTATCTCCGATATGCAGCAACGCGTGGAAAAGCTGGGCTATAAAGCGATACCGAAGCAAGACGAAGCCAATCCTTCGGAGCATCGCGAGAAAGCCATTTCACAACAAAAGCGCAAACTGCTCATCTCCGCCGTTCTTTCGCTGCCGCTGCTCTGGTCCATGGTCAGCCACTTTTCGTTCTTATCCTGGATCTGGATGCCGGAGCTCTTCATGAATCCGTGGTTTCAATTGGCGTTGGCTACACCAGTTCAATTTTACATTGGCAAACAGTTCTATGTGGGCGCGTTCAAAGCGCTCCGGAATAAGAGCGCCAATATGGACGTACTCGTCTCGCTCGGAACGTCAGCTGCATACTTTTACAGCTTATACTTAACAATTGAATGGGCCTCAATGGGCAGCATGGCGCATCACGGTCCATCGATGTACTACGAAACGAGCGCGGTCCTCATCACTCTCGTTATTCTCGGGAAGCTGTTCGAGTCGCTGGCTAAAGGCCGTACATCTGAAGCGATCAAGACGTTGATGGGCCTTCAGGCGAAAACGGCTCTCGTTGTTCGGGACGGGCAGGAAATGACGATTCCGGTCGAAGACGTACTCGTCGGCAATATCGTGGTGGTGAAACCGGGGGAGAAGATCCCGGTGGATGGGGAAGTGCTGGAAGGAAGTTCGTCGGTCGATGAATCGATGCTGACCGGCGAAAGTATCCCGGTCGAGAAAAAAGCCGGAGACAGCGTGATCGGTGCTACCGTCAACAAAAACGGCAGATTGAGATTGAAAGCGACCAAAGTCGGCAAGGAAACCGCGCTTGCCCAAATCATTAAGGTCGTGGAAGAAGCGCAAGGCTCGAAAGCGCCGATTCAACGGGTAGCGGATGTCATTTCCGGAATCTTCGTGCCGATCGTCGTAGGGATTGCGGTTGCCGCATTTCTGGTTTGGTACTTCTGGGTGACACCCGGCGATTTCGCAAATGCGCTGGAGAAAGGGATTGCGATCCTGGTCATCGCCTGCCCTTGCGCACTGGGGCTCGCTACACCGACATCGATTATGGCGGGCTCCGGCCGCGCCGCGGAGCTTGGCGTGCTGTTCAAAGGCGGCGAGCATCTGGAATCCACGCACAAAATCGATGCGATCATTCTCGACAAAACCGGCACCGTAACGAAGGGGAAACCGGAACTTACGGATGTTGCCGCCGCAAATATAGACGAACATGCTTTTCTCCGCTTAGTTGGCGCTGCCGAGAAGGATTCCGAGCATCCGCTTGCGGAAGCGATCGTTGCCGGAATCCGGGCTAAAGGCATCGAGCTTCCGGCAACGGAACAGTTTGAGGCGATTCCAGGGTTTGGTATTCGTGCCGTCGTTGAAGGCAAAGAGGTTCTGGCCGGTACGCGCAAGCTGATGGCGAAATATGACGTTTCGGTTGAACAGGCGCTTGATCGGATGACGCAGCTTGAAGAAGATGGAAAAACGGCGATGTTGATCGCGGTTGACGGAGCGTATGCGGGTCTCGTCGCGGTGGCCGATACGATTAAAGAAACATCGAAAGAGGCTGTAACGCGGCTGAAAGAAATGGGCATAGAGGTGATCATGATCACGGGAGACAACGAACGCACCGCACGGGCGATTGCGGGGCAAGTCGGCATCGATCATGTTCGCGCCGAAGTGCTTCCAGAAGGCAAAGCGGAAGAAGTGAAGAAGCTGCAAGCGCAGGGTAAGAAAGTGGCGATGGTCGGCGACGGCATCAATGACGCCCCCGCGCTGGCGATGGCAGATATCGGCATGGCGATCGGTACCGGTACGGACGTGGCCATGGAGGCCGCCGACGTCACCTTGATGCGCGGCGATCTGACGAGCATTCCGGATGCGATCTACATGAGCCGCAAGACGATGAGTAACATCCGCCAAAACCTCTTCTGGGCGCTCGGCTACAACACCCTCGGCATTCCGATTGCCGCGATTGGACTGCTGGCCCCTTGGGTTGCGGGCGCGGCGATGGCGCTCAGTTCCGTGTCCGTCGTCCTTAACGCCTTGCGTCTGCAGCGTGTCAAAGTACGCTCTGCATCGAACTTGTAA
- a CDS encoding glutaredoxin family protein → MSQIDPKDPIKIYTIPTCSDCHFAKRYFNEHQVPYVDYNCEENIEYAKEVLELTGKQVVPTIVIKDKVFVGFAENLNEISKLLVG, encoded by the coding sequence ATGTCGCAAATCGATCCGAAAGATCCGATCAAAATTTACACGATCCCGACCTGCAGCGACTGCCACTTTGCCAAGCGCTATTTCAATGAGCATCAAGTTCCCTATGTTGACTACAATTGTGAAGAAAATATCGAATATGCGAAAGAAGTTCTGGAGCTGACAGGAAAGCAGGTCGTACCGACCATCGTCATTAAAGACAAGGTATTTGTCGGTTTTGCCGAGAACTTGAATGAAATAAGCAAACTCCTTGTAGGCTAA
- a CDS encoding NAD(P)/FAD-dependent oxidoreductase — protein MGDKTKLAVSPAIQVGGSLFTPDQLAKIGTVVGSDAKIEMTSFKQLYVEVPLDEREAIQEELERAGLEVYPAGFATKSLIACNFCKGAEEAGLETARILNRAIAGIATPTPLKIGYAGCALGTSEPLLKDIAVVKMRDTFDIYVGGEPKGIKAATGRLLVSGITEERLVPVVSTLIDFYKQQAKGKEKFSKFVDRITMEQLKQIVA, from the coding sequence ATGGGAGATAAGACGAAACTGGCGGTATCGCCTGCGATTCAAGTCGGGGGAAGCCTATTTACGCCGGATCAACTTGCCAAGATCGGTACGGTTGTCGGTTCAGACGCCAAAATTGAAATGACCTCGTTCAAGCAGCTTTACGTGGAAGTGCCTCTTGATGAGCGAGAAGCCATCCAGGAAGAACTGGAGCGTGCCGGTCTGGAAGTATATCCGGCCGGATTTGCGACCAAGAGCCTGATCGCCTGCAACTTCTGCAAAGGTGCGGAAGAAGCCGGTCTGGAGACGGCTCGCATCTTGAATCGGGCGATCGCTGGCATCGCGACGCCCACGCCGCTGAAGATTGGCTACGCAGGCTGTGCGCTGGGCACAAGTGAACCGCTGCTGAAAGATATCGCTGTCGTCAAAATGCGGGATACGTTCGATATTTACGTTGGAGGAGAACCTAAAGGCATCAAAGCTGCGACGGGGCGGTTGCTTGTCTCCGGCATAACAGAGGAACGACTTGTTCCTGTTGTATCCACGCTTATTGATTTTTATAAGCAACAAGCAAAAGGAAAAGAGAAGTTCAGCAAATTCGTGGATCGGATCACGATGGAGCAGTTGAAACAAATCGTCGCGTAA
- a CDS encoding class I SAM-dependent methyltransferase, whose product MASEQNEERSKSWETAGQVAAWNRSSDDRERLLGEATELMLREAGVREGTQLLDIAAGMGDQTFMAARMIGPAGNVVATDISATMLQVLAEIAKQETLTNIQTHVMDAQHVDLRTDTFDAAISRHGLMFVPELGQALTGIREVLKTGGKFAALVWSSPDKNPTLSLPISIISRYAGIPIMEGGKKPGVFSLGNPDLLAEAFQTVGFRDVTVQAVPHIHRYASAVEFSRRGREDVSAGPLGEIIKRLSEEERKKMHMEIVRALQTFEGPEGFEGPSESLLVVGIK is encoded by the coding sequence GTGGCGTCCGAGCAAAATGAAGAAAGATCAAAATCATGGGAAACCGCAGGGCAAGTAGCGGCTTGGAATCGAAGCAGTGACGATCGAGAAAGGCTTCTAGGGGAAGCGACGGAGCTTATGCTGCGGGAAGCTGGCGTTAGGGAAGGAACGCAGCTTCTGGACATAGCGGCGGGGATGGGGGACCAGACGTTCATGGCCGCCCGGATGATCGGTCCGGCAGGAAATGTTGTTGCTACCGATATCTCAGCGACCATGCTGCAGGTCCTTGCCGAGATCGCGAAACAAGAGACGCTCACTAATATTCAAACGCATGTCATGGATGCCCAGCATGTAGATTTGCGGACAGACACCTTTGATGCGGCTATATCCCGTCACGGTTTGATGTTTGTTCCAGAGCTGGGGCAAGCCTTGACGGGTATCCGAGAGGTGTTGAAAACGGGCGGTAAATTCGCGGCACTCGTATGGTCGAGTCCGGATAAGAACCCGACCTTGTCCCTGCCGATTTCTATCATTTCACGATATGCAGGCATCCCGATTATGGAAGGCGGCAAAAAACCAGGCGTGTTCTCACTTGGTAACCCCGACTTACTGGCAGAAGCCTTTCAGACAGTGGGCTTCCGGGATGTAACGGTGCAGGCTGTCCCGCATATTCACCGCTATGCTTCGGCTGTGGAGTTTAGCCGTCGTGGGCGAGAAGACGTATCCGCCGGTCCGCTGGGTGAAATCATTAAACGGCTCAGTGAGGAAGAACGCAAAAAGATGCATATGGAAATTGTTCGTGCGCTGCAGACATTCGAAGGGCCAGAAGGATTTGAAGGGCCATCGGAATCACTCCTGGTTGTGGGGATCAAATAA